GCGTGGCCTTGCCTTCGCGCAGGTCGTCGCCGAGGTTCTTGCCCATCTCGTCGGCGTCGCCGTCGTAGTCGAGCACGTCGTCGATGACTTGGAAAGCGGTGCCCAGCGCCTGGCCGTAGGTGGCGCAGGCTTCCTCGATCTCCGGGCTGGCCTTGGCGACGATGGCGCCCAGGCGCGCGCTGGCTTCGAACAGTTTGGCGGTTTTGGAGCGGATGACGCGCAGGTAGCCGGCCTCGTCGAGGCTGGCGTCATGCATGTTCATCAGCTGCAGCACCTCGCCCTCGGCGATGACGTTCGTGGCTTCGGCCAGGATGCTCATCACCCGCATGTCGCCGGACTCGACCATCATTTGAAACGATCGCGAATACAGGAAATCGCCCACAAGCACGCTGGCCGGATTGCCGAAAACCTCATTGGCGGTGGAGCGACCGCGCCGCAGCGTCGACTCGTCGACGACGTCGTCGTGCAGCAGCGTGGCGGTGTGGATGAACTCGACCACCGCGGCCAGCGTGCAGCGCAGCGGGTCGTGGCAGTCGAGTGCGCCGGCGGTCAGCAACAGCAGGGCGGGGCGCAGGCGCTTTCCGCCGGCCGCGATGATGTAACGCGACACCTCGCCGACCAGCGGCACGCCGGAGTCCAGGCGCTGGGCGATGACGGCATCGACCTCGCGCATGTCGTTGGCGATCAGGGAAAGGCTGGCGGCCGGGCTCGCGGCTGCCGGAGGAGTGGCGATGGCGGTCAAGAAGAAATGGGGGAGATGAGCAGCGGGAAAAGTCTCGCGCGCTGCATTATAGGAAGTGAGCCGCTGGTGGCGCTGCAGCGACGTTTGGGGCGCTGCTTGGCAGTTTTTGCCCGGCGCGCTACAATCGAGGGCTCTGCGGAAATCCGTCCGCAGATACCTTCACAAAAAGAGGTTGTATGTACGCGGTCATAAAAACCGGTGGCAAGCAGTATCGCGTTGCTTCCGGCGAAAAAATCAAAGTAGAACAGATTGCTGCGGACGTAGGCCAGGAAATCGTGATCGATCAGGTTCTCGCAGTCGGCAACGGCGCAGAAATCAAGATCGGCTCGCCCCTGGTGTCCGGCGCTACCGTCACGGCTGTGGTCGTGTCGCATGGCAAGCACGACAAGGTCCACATCTTCAAGATGCGGCGTCGTAAGCACTACCAGAAACGTCAAGGCCATCGCCAGCAGTTCACCGAACTGCAAATCGGCGCGATCGCCGGTTAAAGGAGCAGGGTCATGGCACAGAAAAAAGGCGGCGGCTCTACGCGAAACGGGCGCGATTCCAAGCCCAAGATGCTCGGCGTGAAGGCATTCGGTGGTGAGCTGATCTCCGCTGGTTCCATCATCGTGCGCCAGCGCGGTACTCGGTTCCATGCCGGCACCAATGTCGGCGTGGGCAAGGACCACACGCTGTTCGCCCTGGTCGACGGCCACGTGTCGTTCGCCATCAAGGGTGCAGCGAGCAGGCAGACGGTTATCGTGACGCCTGCAGCCTGAGTGCTCGGTCATCGCTAACCTGCGAAGCCCCGCTGGTCGGGGCTTCGTGCTTTCTGGCCCACGATCGGGCCGCAGCCAGTTCGTGATGAGCGCCGCTCGCTGTTGGTAGACAGGACAAACCCATGAAATTCGTCGACGAAGCTTTCATCGATGTCGCAGCGGGCGATGGCGGCAACGGCTGCGTGTCGTTCCGGCACGAAAAATACAAGGAATTCGGCGGACCCAACGGTGGTGACGGCGGACGTGGCGGGCATGTGTTCATCGTGGCCGACGTCAATCTCAACACCCTGGTCGATTTTCGCTACTCGCGCCGCCACGAGGCCAAGCGCGGCCAGCACGGCATGGGCTCCGACATGTTCGGCGCGGCCGGCGAGGACGTGACCCTCAAACTGCCGGTGGGCACCATCATCAGCGACGCCGAAACCGGCGACGTGCTGCACGAGATGCTGGTCCCCGGCGAAGTGATCACGCTGGCTCGCGGCGGCGATGGCGGCTTCGGCAACATGCGCTTCAAGAGCGCGATCAACCGTGCGCCGCGCCAGAAGACCATGGGCTATCCCGGCGAGCGCAAGAGCCTGAAGCTCGAGCTCAAGGTGCTGGCCGACGTGGGTCTGCTCGGCATGCCGAACGCCGGCAAGTCGACGCTGATCTCGGCGGTGTCCAACGCCCGCCCGAAGATCGCCGACTATCCCTTCACCACGCTGCACCCCAATCTGGGCGTGGTGCGGGTCGGGCCGGAGCAGAGTTTTGTGATCGCCGACATCCCCGGCCTGATCGAGGGCGCCTCCGAAGGTGCCGGGCTGGGCCATCAGTTCCTGCGTCATCTGCAGCGCACCCGCCTGTTGCTGCACGTGATCGACATGGCGCCGTTCGACGATGCCGTCGATCCGGTGGCGCAGGCCAAGGCCATCGTCGGCGAGCTGAAGAAGTACGACAAGGCGCTCTACGACAAGCCGCGCTGGCTGGTGCTCAACAAGCTCGACATGGTGGCCGACGCCGACCGGCCCGCGCTGGTGAAGGACTTCGTGAAGCGCCTGCGGTGGAAGGGCCCGGTCTTCGAGATTTCCGCCCTGACGCGCGAAGGTTGCGAGCCGCTGATCCAGGCGATCTACCGCCATGTGCATGCCGACCAGCAGGCCGCGCTGCCGCCGGTCGATGTCGATCCGCGCTTCGACGACGCCCGCGAGACACCTCTCGCCGAACCCGACCAGCAACACAACGATTGAAGAACCGCCCCGCGTGATGACGACGACAAGCAACGCATCGGCCGAGATGCTCCGCGGCGCGCGCCGCATCGTGGTCAAGGTAGGCTCCAGCCTGGTGACCAACGAAGGTCGCGGGCTGGACGCCGCCGCGATCGGTGAGTGGTGCCGGCAGCTCGCGGCCCTGGTCAACGGGCTGGTCGACGGCGGCAGGCGCGAAGTGGTGATGGTGTCCAGTGGCGCCATCGCCGAAGGCATGAAGCGGTTGGGCTGGAGCAGCCGGCCGCATGCGATCAATGAACTCCAGGCCGCCGCGGCCGTCGGGCAGATGGGACTGGCGCAGATGTACGAGACGCAGCTGCGCGCCAGCGGCATCGGCAGCGCGCAGGTGCTGCTCACCCACGCCGACCTGGCCGACCGCGAGCGCTATCTCAATGCCCGGTCCACGCTGATGACGCTGCTCAAGTTCGGCGTGGTGCCGGTCATCAACGAGAACGACACGGTCGTCAACGACGAGATCAAGTTCGGCGACAACGACACGTTGGGCGCTCTGGTGGCCAACCTGATCGAAGCCGATCTGCTGGTGATCCTGACCGACCAGAAAGGCCTGTTCACCGCTGACCCCCGCAAGGATCCGGCAGCGGTCTTCGTTCACGAGGCCCGCGCGGGTGACCCGGCGCTGGAGGCCATGGCCGGTGGCGCCGGCAGTGCGCTCGGGCGCGGCGGCATGCTGACCAAGATCCTGGCGGCGCGACGTGCGGCGGGCTCGGGCGCGTCGACCGTCATCGCCTGGGGCCGCGAGCCCGACGCCCTGCTGCGGCTGGTGTCCGGCGAGCCCATCGGCACGGTGCTGCTGGCGCAGACCGCCAAGCAGCAGGCGCGCAAGCAGTGGATCGCCGATCACCTGCAGTTGCGGGGAGCCCTCACGGTGGATGACGGCGCGGCCACCCGGTTGCGCGCCGGCACCGCCAGCCTGCTGCCGATCGGCATGGTGGCGGTGGAGGGTGATTTTTCGCGCGGCGAGGTGATTGCGATCCAGGACGGCGAAGGTGCCGAGATCGCGCGCGGCCTGGCCAACTATGCGAGCGCCGAAGCACGCCTGTTGTGCCGCAAGGCGTCGGCGGAAATCGAGCGTCTGCTCGGTTATGCGGCCGAGCCGGAGATGGTGCACCGCGACAACCTAGTGCTGACCAGCCGGGCCGGCTGATCCGCACCATGGCGGCGGCCCGC
The nucleotide sequence above comes from Xylophilus sp. GOD-11R. Encoded proteins:
- a CDS encoding polyprenyl synthetase family protein, producing the protein MREVDAVIAQRLDSGVPLVGEVSRYIIAAGGKRLRPALLLLTAGALDCHDPLRCTLAAVVEFIHTATLLHDDVVDESTLRRGRSTANEVFGNPASVLVGDFLYSRSFQMMVESGDMRVMSILAEATNVIAEGEVLQLMNMHDASLDEAGYLRVIRSKTAKLFEASARLGAIVAKASPEIEEACATYGQALGTAFQVIDDVLDYDGDADEMGKNLGDDLREGKATLPLIIAMQRGTPAQAQLIRSAIEGGEGDLNAIVAIVRETGALEATREAAAAEAQRAIDAIFPLPQNSHSKALLELAAQLLTRRS
- the rplU gene encoding 50S ribosomal protein L21, whose product is MYAVIKTGGKQYRVASGEKIKVEQIAADVGQEIVIDQVLAVGNGAEIKIGSPLVSGATVTAVVVSHGKHDKVHIFKMRRRKHYQKRQGHRQQFTELQIGAIAG
- the rpmA gene encoding 50S ribosomal protein L27 — its product is MAQKKGGGSTRNGRDSKPKMLGVKAFGGELISAGSIIVRQRGTRFHAGTNVGVGKDHTLFALVDGHVSFAIKGAASRQTVIVTPAA
- the cgtA gene encoding Obg family GTPase CgtA — translated: MKFVDEAFIDVAAGDGGNGCVSFRHEKYKEFGGPNGGDGGRGGHVFIVADVNLNTLVDFRYSRRHEAKRGQHGMGSDMFGAAGEDVTLKLPVGTIISDAETGDVLHEMLVPGEVITLARGGDGGFGNMRFKSAINRAPRQKTMGYPGERKSLKLELKVLADVGLLGMPNAGKSTLISAVSNARPKIADYPFTTLHPNLGVVRVGPEQSFVIADIPGLIEGASEGAGLGHQFLRHLQRTRLLLHVIDMAPFDDAVDPVAQAKAIVGELKKYDKALYDKPRWLVLNKLDMVADADRPALVKDFVKRLRWKGPVFEISALTREGCEPLIQAIYRHVHADQQAALPPVDVDPRFDDARETPLAEPDQQHND
- the proB gene encoding glutamate 5-kinase; this translates as MTTTSNASAEMLRGARRIVVKVGSSLVTNEGRGLDAAAIGEWCRQLAALVNGLVDGGRREVVMVSSGAIAEGMKRLGWSSRPHAINELQAAAAVGQMGLAQMYETQLRASGIGSAQVLLTHADLADRERYLNARSTLMTLLKFGVVPVINENDTVVNDEIKFGDNDTLGALVANLIEADLLVILTDQKGLFTADPRKDPAAVFVHEARAGDPALEAMAGGAGSALGRGGMLTKILAARRAAGSGASTVIAWGREPDALLRLVSGEPIGTVLLAQTAKQQARKQWIADHLQLRGALTVDDGAATRLRAGTASLLPIGMVAVEGDFSRGEVIAIQDGEGAEIARGLANYASAEARLLCRKASAEIERLLGYAAEPEMVHRDNLVLTSRAG